Genomic DNA from Hordeum vulgare subsp. vulgare chromosome 2H, MorexV3_pseudomolecules_assembly, whole genome shotgun sequence:
AAACGACTTCGTCGAGATCATCTTCTTGTAGTGCAAGCTCTTTCATCAGATCCTCAACATTGCCACCCCCTCCCGCCGATGATGGCGATAAGTCCCCACGTCGCGCCATACTGACAGAAAAAACCCTAAGCAGATCGTTTTGGCTCTCGTCGACAAGCAACCTCCTCCCGCTCAACCACGATTACCCAGGCTTCAACAACGGATACCACCAGCGCTATAGTTACGGGGAGGGGAAACCGATAGTCTCAACGTCGCCTGAGGCGACGAGAGGAAGAAACCCTAACGTGAGGGAAAAATCGTGTACAAAAATGAGGGCTTTACAAACCCTCATCATACGGTTGTCTAAGAAGGCCAGATGGACCGTGTTGGGTATTGTGTCAGACCATGAATAAAAGGGTCGTGTCAGGATGGCCTTCAGGCTTGGCTTCGAGGATTGAACATAATGCCCGGTCAAATCCTTTTATTTGCGTGCATGCCCGAAATCATTAATTAAGAAATACATTTTTAAAGATTATTTTATCTTTTCAGGTTGTGACAAATGGTGTACTACATGCGTGTCATTTGTCGTAACCTGGAACTTTTTTTTCGTAGATCTGTattcaaaacgttttatctcctatAAGACCGTGCGTCTAAATTCTGAACCTTTTTTATCGTTGagtttctcgcgtcgagatcttcaaaactagatcccatattaaTAGGTTTTTATTAacctttttttcagaaaaaattcggacaaaaaaccgtgcctctcgcgataaaaaaacaacaacagaaaacgcgtttttcccTTTTCAAGAGCTCATGAAGGCAAAAACCGTACCTCTTGTAAAAAAAAATTCTTTCTAAGAGACACGGCTCATGAAGGCAAAATCCCCCACATAAAAAGaatagaaaacacatttttttcgttttcgagaagcatggtcgtgcctctcgcgatttttttttaaaaaacacctttttctaaaaaaaatgaaTTATTTTTTCTCAAAAAGCTAAGAAAGACCGATGAAATACCAAAACACACAAAATAGAAAAATCAATTttaaaagccaaaaacacgtgcgattttttttaaaaaattcaaagaAAACGCTTAAAGCGCGACGCCTGACGACGACGAAGAACGCGTCAAATGACGATATATAGGAGTGCTCGTTAGAAGGCTTCCGAAGGAACGTTCGTTAAATAGTTGCTTTCGTACATGTCAGGACAAAATTTTATGCTTGTACCGACCTTGCAAGCATGGTCCATATGGCCAGGTTTGCTACCGGCAAAGAACAATAAAACCGGCAAAAAACGAGAACTATCTTGGTGAAAACCAATTACATGCGTCAATACCCCGTGACACCTCAAATTACACTAAGGATTCATATCAGGTGGGCTAGCTTAGCCACTTTAATACTTTGTAATATATAACTAATTTAGTGTTTTCAGTATTGAGATCTTGGTTAAGTTCTTAGCTCTACTATATGATGCCTTGTGTTCCCATCAATGAGATCGTTCTAAAAATAATACTCTCTCTGTTTGAAATTATTTATCGtatgaataaataaaaatgaatgtatctataactatagatacattcatttttatgaCAAGTATTTTTAAACGGGGAGAGTATAGCATTTATCTCACTCTATATGCTAATTGTTCCACTATGTTTTTACCTACTCAACGCATAGGATTAATAAGGAATTTCCCTCATTATCAACATAATTTGTCAGATAGATATTAGGATAAAAAAGTTTTTATAAGACAAGTTCCAAATCGCTTGTAGCAAAACAATTTGACAGTCTGTCAATATGAAGTTCAAAAGAATCCTTTCACTACTATAACAAACATAAAAAAACTGAAAGGTATGTACATATTTATCCTTTTATTTCATGTGTCCCCTGTATGCTTTGAATATTCTTATCATTCCATCTGCGAACCAACGGACGCAATAACCAACACGCGTCATCAATGATTTATTTTGTTAGAGTTGATCTAGAGTCAAGCCAAAATACAAGTCGATATCGAGCGGCTCATGAGTCTTGAACTTTTCTTGCACCCTATATCGATGGAGTAATGTGCATACTTCACACTTGTACTTCCACGTATAATTGGCATGATATAGTGTGACCGATTCAAGTTTGGCCTCCGTCTAGTGTACGGCGGCGGCACTCCTACCCGTACCGTACCTCGTCTGTACCAAAAGGAAAAAACAATCAACGGGGGAGGAAAAGGACAAACGGTGCATGTGCATGCCACCACCCACCTGGACCGGGTTCACGGGACAATGCACGCACGATGTCACCTAGACAGTTTTTATCACCAAGAATCCACGACGGGACAGGCAGGCCTACCTTGCACGCCACCGACACGCGGGCTCCACGCGCCCCCTACGTCGCGACGCGTGGGGCCAGCATCCACCCCTTCGTTGTCAACCAcgcgcccgcccgcccgccgttGGATACATCGCACGCGCTCCCGTGAGGCCCGAGCCGAGCACTGGCACTTGTGGCCCACCCGCAGACACACCCACGATGAGGTCCAAGTTACCGCTAGAAACAACGGCCAGCGCAGTCAGCCGGCCGGAATAGAATAAGCAAGCGAGAGAGGAGACATGGCGAGGAACGGGAAGGCTGGTGCTTATCTCCCCATTAACCAGTAGTAGGAGTATTATACGATAATCAAACACCTAATCAGCATCGCCCGCCCGCCGCAGTACCCTTTCTCCACACGGAAAGGAAAACAGGGGCGAACGCAACGAAAacgaaaaaagaaagagaaaagggaAAAGCCAAGGAAAATAGCCGAggccgaggcgaggcgaggcggagGAACACGGGCGGAGCGGGGAAGAAATTTCCCAAGGGAATCATCCCTCCATCCTCGACGCCAGCTCGCCTCCTCCTACCTAGGTCGCGccacccccctcctcccccctccatccGGGGCGCCGAATCGGGGGAGCTCCAACCCAAATCCGGAGGAGCCAGTCCACCCCCACCTCCCTCCCACTGCTCTCTATCCCGCGATTCCCGTTTCGTCCCATCAAAACCCTACCCAGCCGGGCCCAATCCGCGGCCCGCCCCCGTCCCTCCCAATTCCGCCGCCGCGCAGGGCCCGGAGCACGGAATTACCCCCGATAACGTCGCGCCGGAGGATCGGGGGGCATGGCGGCCGCCGCCTAGGATGGAGCTGGACTCCTCCGGCGGCTGCTCGGCTGCTCCCGCGGATGCTGTGATCGCCGCCACTCGGGCAGGGTACGGAGTCGTCGGGGGCGCGTGGTGGTGGACGTCGGGCGCGAGATCTCCCCGCGCGGCCTCGGAGTAGCCAGCCGGTCAGCGCGCGCGCGCGTATGGAGGGGGGCGGCAGGCAGGGGCTGCCGTGGGCGCCCAGCGAGGGCACGGTGTTCCGGCCCTTCGCCGCGCGCGCGGGGGCCGCTGACCCGTCCCCGTCGGGGTCGGGCGGCGGTGTTGCCGCCCGCGTAAGCAAGCTTCATGGCGTCAAGAGGAAACCGGTACGCCTCATTCTCTCCTCCTATTTCCCCTGTTCCTTTCAGATCGTCGAATTGCTCCCACCATAGGCGTTAGCTCTTTGATGCTGCTGAATTCAGCTTGCCGTGCTCATGTAGCTTTTGACTGCTCATCGGACCGCTAGTCCGTTACAACTGTTGCTCCTTTGCTATTTATTTACCAGCACGTTTGGTCAACTGCTCTTACTTCCGTCCGTATGAACTAGCAGCAGGTTTAGAGTGCTAGAGTTTCATACAAGATGGTGTTGTTGTTTGCCAAGTTTGCAGGGTCATGTATTGCACTCATTAAGTACAACTGAAGGGAGGTCACAGACGGGGAGAAAAATGTACATACCAACCTATTTTTAGCTAGTAAGAATGTTATAAGACACAATACTCATCTGTAGCCACTTCAGCATTCCACCTAAGTCCTGCTAGTGCTCGCTGTTCAGCTAAGCAATGCTGTACGTAAACTTCACCAAATTTGCACTTTTAAGCAACATTTATGGGCAAACATTCTCACTAGTTTGTTTGTATGCGCTATAAGCAATTCGGTATTACCAAATGGAGACATGGAAATGCTGTCTCACTTATTCGTTACAACTCTTGTTCCATATGCTTTTGTTGTTCAGCTGCCAGCTGACACTTCTTATCGTGTAGTGTGTTGCAAGGCTGACGGCGGACATCGTTCACACTTTTGAAAGATGCCACCCCGAGTTTAAGTACTCGGAGACACTAAACCCGAAGCGCTTTCTCACCCATCCTTCAACCCCAGCCCACAATGATGGAGTTGATAATGCAAATTGGGACCTCATATTGTATGTCAACCTGGAGTTGGTCAACAAGACATCAAATCGGAGGTAAATTTTCCCCAGACTTGGTGTTCGATGTGCCCATTAGCTTTGTTTCATCTTCCTGTCCATCTTTTTAGTGCATCATGCACTGTTACTGTATAAATTAGTAGACTATTATAGCGGATGGTATTACTCTTCCAGAATCAATTATATGAAATAGGCTTTATGCATCCTGACCAGTGATCAATAAACAAGTATGTTCATCTTGAATTTCGCTAGGGCATGTTTGTTCAGAAGTAATTGAAGATTATATTTATACATATGCATTTAAGTTAGATGAACTGGCGTTTCCAATTTTCATGTTACGTCCAGAAGTTCTGTCAAAAAATCGGCGTTGTCTGTCTCAGCATTTCCTGTTCCGAGAGTCTGGAAAGCTGCAGCTGAGAATGACTAGCATATCGTTGAACTGTACCTATTTCTCACTTTGGTACTCAGGTTTGTTGTCAAGGAAATGCTTGGCCAAGGCACGTTTGGCCAAGTTGTGAAATGCTGGGACACAGAAACCAACAAGTATGTTGCTGTGAAGGTTATAAAAAACCAGCCTGCGTTTTATCAGCAGGCCATCATGGAGGTTTCACTGTTGAGAATGGTATGATAGTCCATTAGAAACTTGTTTCATTATTATATGTGATAGGCCGATAGCTCACCATTTTAGTTGTGGATATGCTTGCAGCTAAATCAGAATTTTGATCCTGATGATAAGCACAACATTGTCCGAATGCTAGATTATCTATCCTTCCAAAATCACCTGTGTattgcctttgaaatgcttggtcAAAATCTGTAAGTTTACTTCTGTAGAACTTTTTCGGTAGTAGGTTCATTCCTTTTTAGTTTTGTTCAGACTGCATTATGAACTTTGAGATTATAGGTATGAGCTTTTAAAAAGGAATCATTTAAGAGGATTGAAAGTGCAATTTGTACAGGCCTTCTCAAAACAGGTATGGTCTTAGTCTGCATTTCCTGTTAACTAGTAACTTAGTACCTGTTAGGCTGTTACTTGATCTTATTTTACATTTTTCAGATATTGGATGCCATGATAGTGATGAGAGATGGTGGCATCATTCACTGTGATCTGAAACCAGAAAATATCCTCTTAGCCCCGACGTGAGTAGCCCCTATCAGTATTGAATTTTGCACTATTATGTTTTGGATGGTATTTTTCCTGGCTAACTGTTGCTTGAGGTTGTACAATGAAATTTAAAGTGCAAAAACAGCTGCAGCAGTGAAAGTTATCGATTTTGGATCAGCATGCCTGGAGGGTAAAACTGTGTACTCATACATTCAGGTTTCTTCAAGCTTCTCTAACATAATAATTAAActttttttattcaagtaatgtTTGTTATTTGAAAGTAAGACTTCGACCCTTCCTTTTTGCTAGAGCCGCTATTACAGGTCTCCAGAAGTTCTCCTTGGCTATCCGTATCCTATATCTAGGGCAAGTTGTTACATATCATTCACCACAAGCATCTTGCTCAACATTTTCTGGAATGCTCTTTTATATTTATCAAAAAGAGTAATGATTTCTTCGATGAAGTTCTTTTCGCCTTTTCAAATTACGTGGGCCTTAATAGTGACAGATATACTACTGCAATTGATATGTGGTCATTCGGTTGCATAGTTGCCGAACTGTTTATAGGACTACCCTTATTTCCTGGGGCATCAGAATATGATGTGCTTAAGCGTATGCTAAAGATTCTCGGGTAGGTCCTGTACCTATAATTTTCTCTCCTATTTCTGTATTTACATTACTATTAAGTACATGTCAGCATGCTAAAGCAGATGCCTCAGCTGAGTTTAATGCTTTTAATCTTACCCTTATTAGTTCTTTCGGTCAGTTAAGAAATTTACACAGGCGAGCTTTACAATGTTATAATGCTTGTTTTTTTTTTGGCTCCTTTGAATAAATCATTTATAGGGGACAACCACCAGATGACTTGCTAAGGGAAGCTAAGAATACCACTAAATTTTTCAAACATGTTGGAAGTTATCTGGGTATCGGGGCACATGATGGCTCTGGTGCTGCATACAAAATGTTAAGTGAAGAAGAGGTTGAGGCAGTAAGTTTCTTGTGATTTCACAACATTAATTTCTGTCATATTATAGACCGTCTTAATGGTCTGCCTTACTATACCAGAGGGAGACCAAAAGGCCGAAATTAGGGAAATGGTACTTTCCACAGCAAAGGTTGGACCAACTTATATATACCTATCCTTGGGACAATACAAAATTGCCAGGTTTGTCTTTTTATCGTATCTTTAGTTCTGTGAATAAGACTTTGACTTCTTAGCTGTTGCTTAGAATAGACTTCAGATCAGTACCATATGTTCTTGTTGATACTTCCTCCTGTTTGCAAAAACATGTCAGTTTTGACATAGCTGCAGTCAAACTTTTGAGAGTCTGACTACCTTTATCTTTATAAATATCTGGGTCGGATTTTTGAAAATCACATGTgtaacttatactccctccgttcctaaatataagtctttttagagatttcactagagggctacatacggagcaaaatgaatgaatctatactctaaattatgtctatatacatccgtatgtagtccttttagtgaaacctcttaaaagacttatatttagaaacggagggaataTTTATCAAATGTTCTCTAGTAatattgtactccctctgtaaactaatataagagtgtttagattactaaaatagtattctaaatgctcttatattagtttacggaggaagTAGTTTCGTCAGGCTTTTTGAATATTACAACAAAACTTGGTAGTAAAAGTGTTTTTTTTAGACTGCTAGTATCTGAAATGACATGTTTTAGGGAACTAGAGGGAGCTCTTTAAATTTGCTCACtgtcagttttttttttttttgaatttaccaTAAATGCTGGTGTCCTCTTGAGTTGTAATTTTGTCTTTGAAAGCAATGCATTTTGTCCCTTATAACGTTATCTTGTTATAGTTAGGCCATGCTGTGCTGCTTTCAATCAGTAACACAATGATAAACTGCAACTTGTGGTTGTCTGTATGGACTACGGAGTACAGACATTGTAGGGATATTTGCTTCAATTTGGGCTTGGTATTAGAGTACAATTATCTTGAATCTGCACAATAAAGCTTTTAGAGTACAACTAGCAAGTTTGATATTATGTTCCATGCTGTGCTGCTTTCAATCAGTAACACAATGATAAACTGCAACTTGTGGTTGTCTGTATGGACTATGGAGTACAGACATTGTAGGGATATTTGCTTCAATTTGGGCTTGGTATTAGAGTACAATTATCTTGAATCTGCACAATAGAGCTTTTAGAGTACAACTAGCAAGTTTGATATTATGTTCTCAGGTGTTGCATTTTGATTCAGAGACAGAAAAAACAGACCGCGTGCTATTAGTTGATTTCTTGAGGGGACTTCTTGAATTTGATCCAAATAAGCGATGGTCGCCATTTCAGGTATTCTCATGCTAGTTGTGCAATTCTATTTCCTTGGCCTTTATTATAAAGGTTGAGACTTCACAATATTTTCGATCTCATTAGAGTCTATTATGTCAGGTTAAGTTGATGAATTGTCATTTTTTTCTATAACAGTActtttttttagtagtttttacTCATGAACACACAATTTATTCTTACGTACAAGTTGGTAATGTAACataattcagatccatgtgcaaggACATGATTTCTACAATCCTATTTCAGGCATCAGGCCATCCATTCATCACAGGCGAACCTTTTACTGGTCCATATGAGCCTGTCTCTGAGACTCCAAGAATTGTGAGTATGGTTTTACTTCGagtgtcttaactttgtatttatcaaAGAAGGAAACTGAAATAATGCTAGATGATATGGTTCTGCTTTGGGGTTTAAAATTATCTATCTTCGTAGGAATAACAAGTATATACAGTTGTTGCATAAAAATAAGATTAGGTTGT
This window encodes:
- the LOC123427709 gene encoding dual specificity protein kinase YAK1 homolog is translated as MEGGGRQGLPWAPSEGTVFRPFAARAGAADPSPSGSGGGVAARVSKLHGVKRKPCVARLTADIVHTFERCHPEFKYSETLNPKRFLTHPSTPAHNDGVDNANWDLILYVNLELVNKTSNRRFVVKEMLGQGTFGQVVKCWDTETNKYVAVKVIKNQPAFYQQAIMEVSLLRMLNQNFDPDDKHNIVRMLDYLSFQNHLCIAFEMLGQNLYELLKRNHLRGLKVQFVQAFSKQILDAMIVMRDGGIIHCDLKPENILLAPTAKTAAAVKVIDFGSACLEGKTVYSYIQSRYYRSPEVLLGYPYTTAIDMWSFGCIVAELFIGLPLFPGASEYDVLKRMLKILGGQPPDDLLREAKNTTKFFKHVGSYLGIGAHDGSGAAYKMLSEEEVEARETKRPKLGKWYFPQQRLDQLIYTYPWDNTKLPETEKTDRVLLVDFLRGLLEFDPNKRWSPFQASGHPFITGEPFTGPYEPVSETPRIPVAHAAAVDHNPGGGHWLVAGLSPQVGSANRCLPPNNPYPPKVPFSYGSSYGSLGSHGSYVGNAGLASSYGSYGDVNNANMYYSPLGPSGFSHVSSSPDIRLRPRLSYDRGIRLSPGSMGPMSLGASPSQFTPPNYQMHIPANSTGKHGSGSPASGGIHGSPLGKTASVGQYSKRKNMPMPPHEYASQHGQGRHGDGVSFSHSDAYIRGHAGYSQHSLPSSGHSSWRPQIASRSGFSVEASSSHGPSQAYNSHNAPPLPSFDILPDTSAPSTLDPSDWDPNYSDESLLQEDNSLSADLSSGLHLRDATGQAGGSARSTRAQSHNFASSNPLPTSQSYRVDQQLHSSSHGRGTHPTVPITYGGFNPPNYPQQSHRGRHGHQFLQPRYNQPTNSHMRPPMGSHQSGQPAWPPYGMGEGVPWGGTGVHPFTTGGLPSSLPRKDYGSIF